In Candidatus Edwardsbacteria bacterium, a single genomic region encodes these proteins:
- the coaE gene encoding dephospho-CoA kinase (Dephospho-CoA kinase (CoaE) performs the final step in coenzyme A biosynthesis.), with translation MKENKKHIIIIGLTGGAGSGKSTVARVFRRRGACVIDADKLGHELLNEKLPCFAKIVKGFGSGILSDKKTIDRGRLGERAFSDPAEMSRLNRIVHPALLREIKNRILLCRAKCPARPIVIDAALIVQWGLEKKLDILIMVNSLKKLRLARLQARGISMIKARKIIASQLSVSKTKHKAGIIITNNGTIGQLEKKAARVWNKIFI, from the coding sequence ATGAAAGAAAACAAAAAGCATATTATAATTATCGGCCTGACCGGCGGGGCCGGCTCGGGCAAAAGCACTGTGGCCAGGGTTTTTCGGCGCCGCGGAGCTTGCGTCATTGATGCCGATAAACTGGGACACGAACTGCTGAATGAAAAATTACCCTGCTTTGCCAAAATTGTCAAAGGTTTTGGCTCCGGTATTTTGTCCGATAAAAAGACCATAGATCGCGGCCGGCTGGGTGAACGGGCCTTCTCCGATCCGGCCGAAATGTCCCGGTTAAACCGTATCGTGCACCCCGCCCTCCTGAGGGAGATTAAAAACCGCATCCTGCTTTGCCGGGCAAAATGCCCCGCCAGGCCGATAGTAATTGACGCTGCGCTGATCGTGCAATGGGGTCTGGAGAAAAAGTTGGATATTTTGATAATGGTGAACTCGCTAAAAAAGCTACGTCTGGCCAGATTGCAGGCCCGGGGGATATCTATGATCAAGGCCAGGAAAATAATAGCTTCGCAATTGTCGGTTTCTAAAACAAAACATAAGGCCGGGATTATTATCACCAACAATGGCACTATCGGCCAGCTAGAAAAAAAGGCTGCCCGGGTCTGGAATAAAATATTTATTTAA
- a CDS encoding MFS transporter, which produces MLTRLFGFYSAFNKKERLVFWLILLSCVFDGMTQGVLLLQETIAKKALAASDFQISVIGLLANATMLLSLVVSFFFSNRSKKWILIPGLVLGRLIFILAFMLEGTNFFLLLLFFYYSLYAVQGPIINSFYQKHIAQKKGQVFGLTRMVLMIFSMATSLVVGRLLDISPQLYKPILMSIAVTGGITYLLFIIIDSHITYRPESKYRMRRTARDLKVMFKRTDFLMFELAFMTYGLAFMVMVPAVPLFLLNQLKFSYSQMAQAKGVFAQIFMLALMPLAGMIFDRINLWKIAAISYAIMVGYPLLMFLASLYNSRALAYASLCFFSLGLTGIVMLWNLGSLHFAGDRDSLVYQGLHVTLTGVRGFLGPLLGYYLLSRVGYRADFILAMILFAGASGMSIYFKRKYSQAPAKI; this is translated from the coding sequence ATGCTCACCAGATTATTCGGTTTCTATTCGGCGTTCAATAAAAAGGAAAGACTGGTATTTTGGCTGATTCTGCTGTCCTGCGTTTTTGACGGAATGACCCAGGGGGTGCTCCTGCTGCAGGAGACCATAGCCAAGAAAGCCCTGGCCGCCAGCGATTTCCAGATATCAGTCATCGGATTGCTGGCCAACGCCACCATGCTGCTGTCTCTGGTGGTCAGTTTCTTCTTCAGCAACCGCAGCAAGAAATGGATCCTGATTCCCGGCCTGGTGCTGGGCCGGCTGATCTTTATCCTGGCCTTCATGCTGGAGGGGACCAACTTTTTCCTGCTGCTGCTGTTCTTTTACTATTCCCTGTATGCCGTGCAGGGGCCGATAATAAATTCATTCTATCAGAAGCACATCGCCCAGAAGAAGGGCCAGGTATTCGGCCTCACCCGGATGGTGCTGATGATTTTCTCCATGGCCACTTCGCTGGTGGTGGGGCGCCTGCTGGACATCTCCCCACAGCTGTACAAGCCCATTTTGATGAGCATCGCCGTCACTGGGGGGATTACCTACCTGCTGTTCATCATCATAGATTCGCACATCACCTACCGGCCGGAATCAAAATACCGGATGAGGCGTACCGCCCGCGACCTGAAGGTGATGTTCAAGCGCACCGATTTTCTGATGTTCGAGCTGGCTTTTATGACCTATGGGCTGGCCTTCATGGTGATGGTCCCGGCGGTGCCGCTGTTCCTGCTGAACCAGCTGAAATTCAGCTATTCCCAGATGGCCCAGGCCAAGGGGGTGTTTGCCCAGATATTCATGTTAGCCCTGATGCCCCTGGCCGGGATGATATTCGACCGAATAAACCTGTGGAAGATAGCGGCCATCTCCTACGCCATCATGGTGGGGTATCCCCTGCTTATGTTCCTGGCCAGCTTGTATAACAGCCGGGCACTGGCCTATGCCAGTCTGTGCTTCTTTTCGCTGGGCCTGACCGGCATCGTAATGCTGTGGAACCTGGGCTCCCTGCATTTCGCCGGGGACCGGGACTCCCTGGTCTACCAGGGCCTGCATGTGACCCTGACCGGGGTCCGGGGATTCCTGGGTCCGCTTTTGGGATATTACCTGCTCTCCCGGGTGGGATACCGGGCCGATTTCATCCTGGCCATGATCCTGTTTGCCGGGGCCTCGGGAATGAGCATCTATTTCAAAAGAAAATACAGCCAAGCACCCGCTAAAATATGA